From Leptospira venezuelensis, a single genomic window includes:
- a CDS encoding NHL repeat-containing protein, protein MDLQGGLWITDSYGGPSDARIMHFPAPLQTYGNANIILTASPMEARQIAMDLSGGIWVVSGTTSTGNAVQHYAPGMSSGDLPDMMLGTGVSSRTINTLSNPYGVAVDPGDKVWVTDYFNDRVLRFSPSFSSSQNADLVIGADDFTSAGGGASDTRFTRPTGIAADSAGNLWVSDFTNNRVLRFSPPFTNGMQANMVLGQPNFSASAGGTSRFALQGPNGVSIEPNGAVWVADSNNGRAVRFSPPFSVGQGADRVLGKPDFNAGFDGSATSKNTGTVISVAVAPCGLWVTDSFNRRALFFP, encoded by the coding sequence ATGGACCTTCAAGGAGGACTTTGGATAACGGATTCTTATGGTGGTCCTAGTGATGCGAGAATCATGCATTTCCCCGCACCTTTACAGACTTATGGGAACGCAAACATTATACTTACTGCTTCCCCAATGGAGGCGAGACAAATTGCAATGGATTTAAGTGGCGGGATCTGGGTGGTTTCCGGAACTACTTCAACTGGGAACGCTGTTCAACATTATGCTCCAGGGATGAGTTCTGGAGATTTGCCTGATATGATGCTTGGAACTGGAGTATCCTCCCGGACTATAAACACTCTGAGTAATCCATACGGGGTTGCGGTAGACCCAGGGGACAAAGTTTGGGTTACGGATTATTTTAATGATCGGGTTCTACGTTTTTCACCGTCATTTAGTTCAAGCCAGAACGCTGATCTGGTAATCGGTGCAGATGACTTCACTTCAGCTGGAGGTGGGGCGTCAGATACTAGATTCACCAGACCTACCGGTATTGCAGCAGATTCAGCGGGAAATCTCTGGGTCTCAGATTTTACAAATAATCGGGTTCTTCGATTTAGCCCTCCTTTTACAAATGGAATGCAAGCAAACATGGTTCTAGGGCAGCCTAACTTTTCTGCCTCAGCTGGAGGAACAAGCCGTTTTGCCTTACAGGGCCCGAATGGAGTTAGCATCGAGCCTAATGGAGCAGTTTGGGTAGCTGATTCGAATAACGGAAGAGCTGTCCGTTTTTCCCCTCCTTTTAGCGTTGGTCAAGGAGCAGATAGAGTGCTTGGTAAACCTGATTTTAATGCCGGTTTTGACGGCTCTGCTACTTCGAAAAATACTGGAACTGTTATTTCTGTGGCAGTTGCTCCTTGCGGCCTTTGGGTAACCGATTCTTTCAATAGGCGAGCCCTCTTTTTCCCTTAA
- a CDS encoding glycerol-3-phosphate dehydrogenase/oxidase produces MNPQKLERFIENIENETRFDVLIIGGGITGSALAYEVASRGLSVALVEKEDFGGATSSATGKLIHGGLRYLKRFDLSLVREALKERRILSNIAPNLVYPYPMILPNPGLLERIGLFVYDLLSFDRNRTWDKSKKIPAHRLLSKEEIRSRGLAMDSAIYFYDCIMPSPERLTLAFLKSAVQEGAFVSNYSKAEELIFDGDRVIGALIKDTIHNKNIKLNASVVVNASGPWSQDFLNGTKKIKVPIPKTRSEGIYLITKKYFDTMVLHVGKKGHFSFAPWRGKNMIGPTEKSYYGTVEEWKLSPESILEFLEYINSSGLLTEKLELKDIEFAYGGLRPLAETGGEEGGTYSASRKSELQDHSKERIEGLISAGGGKYTTSRHFAEKIFKLIQKKISKKVKPSASAKKFLKGCEISNVESYLENAKSSHSNFSKNTIEYLVRHYGTEYESVLELANTSKQLSEVLDEDGELAAQVLYAIRFEMAMTLKDIFLRRTGLGTIGLPKDDVLSKVLEIASKEWNWSSERKSEEMLKLKSRLKQAVLL; encoded by the coding sequence ATGAATCCTCAAAAATTAGAACGTTTTATCGAAAATATAGAAAATGAAACTCGATTTGATGTATTGATCATTGGAGGTGGAATCACTGGTTCTGCCTTAGCTTATGAAGTAGCAAGTAGGGGATTATCTGTTGCTTTGGTCGAAAAAGAGGATTTTGGTGGGGCAACATCATCTGCCACAGGAAAGCTTATCCACGGTGGGTTGAGATATTTAAAACGTTTTGATCTTTCCTTAGTCCGAGAAGCTCTTAAGGAAAGGAGGATCCTATCTAATATTGCTCCAAATCTAGTATATCCTTATCCAATGATACTTCCGAATCCAGGTCTACTAGAAAGGATAGGTCTATTCGTTTATGATCTGCTTTCATTTGATAGAAATCGGACTTGGGATAAATCTAAAAAAATTCCTGCACATAGATTACTTTCTAAAGAAGAAATTAGAAGCCGAGGCTTGGCGATGGACTCAGCAATCTATTTTTATGATTGTATCATGCCTAGTCCGGAAAGATTGACTCTGGCATTTCTGAAATCTGCAGTCCAAGAAGGTGCATTCGTTTCTAATTATTCAAAGGCAGAAGAACTGATCTTTGATGGTGATCGCGTAATTGGGGCGCTCATAAAGGATACCATTCATAATAAAAACATAAAATTGAATGCTTCAGTGGTTGTGAACGCTTCTGGTCCTTGGAGCCAGGATTTCTTGAACGGAACTAAGAAAATAAAAGTTCCTATACCTAAAACAAGATCAGAAGGGATATATCTGATCACTAAAAAATATTTTGATACTATGGTGCTTCACGTAGGTAAAAAAGGCCATTTCAGTTTTGCCCCTTGGAGAGGGAAGAATATGATTGGACCTACTGAGAAATCATATTACGGCACGGTAGAAGAGTGGAAACTTTCTCCGGAAAGTATTTTGGAATTTTTGGAATATATTAATTCTTCAGGTTTGCTTACTGAGAAATTAGAATTGAAAGATATTGAGTTTGCTTACGGTGGACTAAGGCCTCTTGCAGAGACTGGGGGAGAAGAAGGGGGAACTTACTCAGCTTCTCGAAAATCAGAATTGCAAGATCATTCTAAAGAGAGAATAGAGGGACTGATCAGTGCAGGTGGCGGAAAATATACTACTAGTCGTCATTTCGCAGAGAAAATATTTAAACTCATCCAAAAGAAAATTTCTAAAAAAGTAAAACCGAGTGCTTCTGCGAAAAAATTCCTAAAAGGATGCGAGATCTCTAATGTTGAATCTTATTTAGAAAATGCTAAATCTTCCCATTCCAATTTTTCCAAAAATACTATAGAGTATCTCGTTCGACATTATGGAACTGAATATGAGTCAGTTCTGGAATTGGCAAATACTTCTAAACAACTATCAGAAGTATTAGATGAAGATGGAGAATTGGCAGCTCAAGTTTTATACGCGATCCGTTTTGAAATGGCTATGACATTGAAGGATATTTTCTTAAGACGAACTGGACTTGGAACTATAGGGCTTCCTAAAGACGATGTGCTATCTAAAGTGCTGGAGATTGCGAGTAAAGAATGGAACTGGTCTTCTGAAAGAAAATCAGAAGAGATGCTAAAACTAAAAAGCAGACTTAAACAAGCCGTTTTACTTTAA
- a CDS encoding phosphotransferase family protein, translating to MPAKKSNRPSPGKSLAIGRSAEISEYGPNKILKLFFKEFPTSEVSTEYSNSVIAFSEGATSMKCYEKVKVGDRHGLIFDRLDGISLTKLPDKKPLTFFSLSKILADLHLGLHNKKAKKMQDIRSEAVKVLSKEPLSFLSKDEKKIAKQFIENLPEGSSVLHLDFHPENVIVTSDSFVIIDWMTALKGDPAADVASTVFLFQDAELWPGTPFLKVLFYTVVRKFILKGYLKRYLSVSGMDWKDIERWRLPILVFRLGLWNIESERPALQKEIREIISSSKVGK from the coding sequence ATGCCCGCTAAAAAATCAAACCGACCAAGTCCTGGAAAATCACTCGCAATAGGCAGGTCCGCCGAAATTTCGGAATATGGACCAAATAAGATCCTGAAATTATTTTTTAAAGAATTCCCCACCTCTGAGGTTAGTACAGAATATTCTAATTCTGTAATTGCTTTCTCAGAGGGTGCTACTTCTATGAAATGTTATGAGAAAGTTAAGGTCGGAGATAGACATGGATTGATCTTTGATAGATTGGATGGTATTTCGCTCACCAAACTCCCAGACAAAAAGCCTCTGACTTTTTTCAGTCTTTCTAAGATACTTGCTGACCTTCATCTTGGCCTGCATAATAAGAAGGCCAAAAAGATGCAGGATATAAGATCAGAAGCAGTGAAAGTTCTTTCTAAAGAACCACTTTCATTTCTGAGCAAAGACGAGAAGAAAATCGCAAAACAATTCATAGAAAATTTGCCTGAAGGCTCCTCTGTTTTGCATCTAGACTTTCATCCAGAAAATGTTATCGTTACAAGTGATTCGTTTGTGATCATTGATTGGATGACAGCATTAAAAGGAGATCCTGCTGCGGACGTTGCTTCTACTGTTTTTCTGTTCCAAGATGCGGAACTTTGGCCGGGAACTCCATTCTTAAAAGTATTGTTTTATACCGTAGTTCGAAAGTTCATCTTAAAAGGTTATTTGAAAAGGTATCTTTCTGTCTCTGGAATGGATTGGAAAGATATAGAGAGATGGAGACTTCCTATATTAGTATTTCGTTTAGGACTTTGGAATATAGAAAGTGAAAGACCTGCGCTTCAAAAAGAAATTAGAGAGATTATCTCATCTTCTAAGGTAGGTAAATGA
- a CDS encoding DUF3147 family protein, with protein sequence MLYLVFKYAVTSALVVLISEIARRNDRFGALIASLPLVTILTLLWLQFEKTDPEKISNHAYYTFWFVIPTLPMFIIFPKLYSALGFWSALGSCILLTIFLFLSFNYVLERFGIKLI encoded by the coding sequence ATGCTATACCTTGTATTCAAATACGCAGTGACTTCTGCTTTAGTCGTTTTAATTTCTGAAATTGCTCGAAGAAATGACCGTTTTGGAGCCTTGATTGCTTCTCTTCCGTTGGTAACAATTTTGACCTTACTTTGGTTGCAATTCGAAAAAACGGATCCAGAGAAGATATCCAACCACGCTTATTATACTTTTTGGTTTGTAATCCCAACCTTACCTATGTTTATAATATTTCCCAAATTGTATTCTGCTTTAGGTTTTTGGTCTGCACTAGGTTCTTGTATTCTCCTTACTATTTTTCTTTTTTTATCTTTTAATTATGTTCTTGAAAGATTCGGAATCAAACTTATTTAA
- the amt gene encoding ammonium transporter: protein MPKTNFDILWIILSSGLVFFMQAGFLCLESGLTRTKNSINVAIKNITDFGIATLVFYSIGFGLMFGTTYNGWIGKDMFIPDFSKTNPETSVFFLFQLMFCGTAATIVSGAVAERMKFGAYIIVTTIISSLIYPIFGHWVWGRNLQDWNQFTGWLAHLGFMDFAGSTAVHSVGGWVGLSAMILIGNRTGKYGKDGSIRKITGHNLPLAMLGTLILWFGWIGFNGGSTLAFSSEVPKIIANTMFAASGGMASSLIYGWIRLKYAEATLPLNGTLAGLVAITAPCNAVNSMESILIGLVAGILMFEAGVLLDKFKLDDAVGAIPVHLVSGIWGTLAVGFFGDLAILDTGLDRTTQILVQLLGVVSCAVVSFGVSYPFLYIIHRFYSLRVSPQNEYQGLNYTEHRATTELIDLFLEMEYQKQTGDLSQDLSIEPFTEVGQIAERYNLVLDKIRTNIKEKETLAVELEHNLSLLQSDLSTARKIQSGIISQEDKLTGDLEITVRYLPLTEVGGDFFDIMELRPGLTRVFLADATGHGVQAALLTMAIKAIYESLKRGIYSVTEILYHLNNEFLHTFKNLNQFFTCIVVDIDTNLNLIRYSSAGHVPQYLIQGQEIQSLEKTGRIMGVIPNTKYTSNEMEFTQDSKLILFTDGLFEQWNSNKEEFGEERVEAIIGNLKGIPIGEGINQILKKLDEFLAGSPKQDDISVLGISRKTKK, encoded by the coding sequence ATGCCTAAAACGAATTTTGACATTCTTTGGATCATCCTTTCTTCAGGATTAGTGTTTTTTATGCAGGCCGGATTTTTATGTTTAGAATCCGGCCTAACGCGTACCAAAAATTCGATTAACGTAGCAATTAAGAATATTACCGATTTTGGAATTGCCACTCTTGTTTTCTATTCAATAGGATTCGGACTTATGTTCGGCACAACCTATAATGGTTGGATCGGAAAGGATATGTTCATTCCTGATTTTTCAAAAACAAATCCTGAAACATCAGTTTTCTTTTTGTTCCAACTTATGTTCTGCGGGACTGCTGCGACTATTGTCTCCGGTGCAGTTGCGGAAAGAATGAAGTTCGGTGCCTATATTATTGTTACTACAATTATTTCTTCTCTGATCTATCCTATTTTTGGCCATTGGGTTTGGGGGAGAAATCTGCAGGATTGGAATCAATTTACTGGTTGGCTCGCTCATCTTGGTTTTATGGATTTTGCAGGCTCCACTGCGGTTCATAGTGTTGGAGGTTGGGTTGGACTTTCCGCCATGATACTCATCGGAAACAGAACCGGAAAATATGGCAAAGACGGATCGATTAGAAAGATCACCGGGCATAATCTACCACTTGCAATGCTTGGTACATTGATACTCTGGTTCGGTTGGATAGGATTTAATGGAGGAAGCACTCTTGCTTTCTCATCCGAAGTCCCAAAGATAATTGCAAATACAATGTTTGCTGCTTCCGGAGGGATGGCTTCCAGCTTAATTTATGGTTGGATTCGTTTAAAATATGCAGAAGCAACTCTCCCTTTAAATGGAACCTTGGCAGGACTTGTTGCAATTACCGCTCCTTGTAACGCGGTTAATTCTATGGAATCAATTTTGATTGGATTAGTTGCAGGAATTCTAATGTTCGAGGCTGGAGTTCTTTTAGATAAATTTAAGTTAGATGATGCGGTAGGAGCTATTCCTGTTCATCTTGTCTCTGGGATCTGGGGAACCTTGGCAGTTGGATTTTTTGGAGACCTTGCTATTTTAGATACTGGGTTAGACAGAACTACTCAAATCCTAGTGCAGTTGCTCGGCGTGGTTTCTTGTGCGGTTGTTTCTTTTGGCGTAAGTTATCCGTTTCTTTATATCATCCATCGTTTTTATAGTTTGAGAGTTTCTCCTCAGAATGAATACCAGGGCCTCAATTATACGGAACATAGGGCCACTACTGAGCTGATAGATCTGTTTTTGGAAATGGAATACCAAAAACAGACAGGAGATCTAAGTCAGGATCTTTCTATCGAACCGTTTACAGAAGTAGGACAGATTGCAGAGAGATATAACCTGGTGCTTGATAAAATCAGGACCAATATCAAAGAAAAAGAAACTTTAGCCGTTGAGTTAGAACATAACTTAAGTTTACTTCAAAGTGATCTATCTACCGCTCGAAAGATCCAATCTGGGATCATTTCTCAAGAAGATAAACTTACAGGTGATCTGGAAATTACAGTAAGATATCTTCCTCTCACAGAAGTAGGCGGAGATTTTTTCGATATAATGGAGCTTCGTCCAGGTTTGACACGGGTATTTCTTGCGGACGCAACTGGGCACGGAGTGCAGGCTGCACTTTTGACCATGGCGATTAAAGCAATTTATGAATCCTTAAAGCGTGGGATTTATAGTGTTACAGAGATTTTATATCATTTAAACAATGAATTTTTGCATACATTCAAAAATTTGAATCAGTTCTTCACATGCATAGTAGTCGATATTGACACAAACTTAAATTTGATTAGATATTCTTCTGCAGGACATGTGCCTCAATACTTGATCCAAGGTCAAGAAATCCAATCTCTGGAAAAAACTGGAAGGATCATGGGGGTGATCCCGAATACAAAATATACTTCTAATGAGATGGAATTTACGCAAGATTCTAAATTAATACTTTTTACAGATGGCCTTTTCGAACAATGGAACTCTAATAAAGAGGAGTTTGGGGAAGAAAGAGTAGAGGCGATCATAGGAAATCTAAAAGGAATTCCAATAGGAGAAGGAATTAATCAAATATTAAAAAAATTAGATGAATTCCTTGCCGGATCTCCAAAACAAGATGATATCTCAGTTTTAGGGATCAGCAGAAAAACAAAAAAATAG
- a CDS encoding SRPBCC family protein: MKTAEYKLQVAKFIKAKREKVFEAWIKPEIMKKWGCPKELKIGEIEMDFKVGGKYRTSMLGNGDIYIATGIYQEIIMNEKLVFTHGWEGPDQGNTLVTVTFQDKGEGTEVILIHERLPNESSMEGHKEGWISTLDNLELQFS, encoded by the coding sequence ATGAAAACAGCAGAATACAAACTGCAAGTAGCTAAATTTATAAAGGCAAAAAGAGAGAAGGTCTTCGAAGCCTGGATTAAACCGGAAATTATGAAAAAATGGGGCTGTCCTAAAGAGTTGAAGATCGGAGAGATCGAGATGGATTTCAAAGTAGGAGGCAAATATAGGACCTCCATGTTAGGAAACGGGGATATTTATATCGCTACAGGGATATATCAGGAAATTATTATGAATGAAAAACTCGTTTTTACTCATGGCTGGGAAGGACCGGACCAGGGAAATACCCTTGTGACTGTGACTTTTCAGGATAAAGGAGAAGGTACGGAAGTGATCCTTATTCACGAGAGACTACCTAACGAAAGTTCCATGGAAGGTCATAAAGAAGGCTGGATCAGTACTCTAGATAATTTGGAGCTTCAATTTTCATAG
- a CDS encoding metalloregulator ArsR/SmtB family transcription factor, with the protein MVDSLFGFWYTFNHMVESKKYDLDLIFQALSDPTRRAMLRSLSKKERVITEIAKPFEMSLAAASKHIKVLEKARLVNRRKEGSFSYLSLNGKAMLSADRWIQHYRKFWEDQLDSLKELLEEIE; encoded by the coding sequence ATGGTTGACTCTTTATTTGGTTTCTGGTATACATTTAACCATATGGTTGAATCTAAAAAATACGACCTCGATCTGATATTCCAGGCATTGTCAGACCCTACGAGGAGAGCAATGCTAAGAAGCCTTTCTAAAAAGGAGAGAGTGATCACAGAAATCGCAAAACCTTTCGAAATGTCCCTTGCCGCTGCTTCTAAACATATTAAGGTTTTGGAAAAGGCGAGGCTAGTGAATAGAAGAAAGGAAGGATCTTTCTCCTATCTAAGTCTGAATGGAAAAGCGATGCTGAGTGCGGATAGATGGATTCAACATTATCGGAAATTCTGGGAGGATCAATTGGATTCTCTTAAGGAACTGTTGGAGGAAATAGAATGA
- a CDS encoding lysozyme inhibitor LprI family protein, which yields MRFCLTIFLLALTFSSFSKTSEPADSCSKIKNKNDQKKCYSKEYQAADKELNVTYKKIREGLSESQKEDLKKLQILWIGYRDGVCEGPMYASDESGIETIICKTGTTEERTKYLNHVWKFGAISKEGLGSYTDGFGGSLKLFRDKTNKNIQFSFEVVRGPTAHLGEVSGNWTPSKEGKWSWASSEGCKSEDPDCCLLEFEYFQNRIEVEEVSCSAYHGARAYFGGSYRYEFK from the coding sequence ATGCGCTTTTGCCTGACTATCTTCCTACTCGCACTTACATTTTCCTCCTTCTCCAAAACATCCGAGCCAGCAGATTCCTGCTCCAAGATCAAAAATAAAAACGATCAGAAAAAATGTTATTCTAAGGAATACCAAGCAGCTGACAAAGAATTGAATGTGACTTATAAAAAGATAAGAGAAGGTTTATCGGAATCCCAAAAAGAAGATCTGAAAAAATTACAAATTCTTTGGATCGGATACAGAGACGGAGTATGCGAAGGACCTATGTATGCCTCAGATGAATCAGGGATAGAAACAATCATCTGCAAAACAGGAACCACAGAAGAAAGAACGAAATACCTAAACCATGTCTGGAAATTCGGCGCAATATCTAAGGAAGGATTAGGCTCTTATACCGATGGTTTCGGAGGCAGCTTAAAACTTTTCAGAGACAAAACGAATAAGAATATTCAATTTTCTTTTGAGGTTGTCAGAGGTCCTACAGCTCATTTAGGAGAAGTAAGCGGAAATTGGACTCCTTCTAAAGAAGGTAAATGGAGCTGGGCCTCATCTGAAGGCTGCAAGTCGGAAGATCCAGATTGTTGCTTATTGGAATTCGAATATTTTCAAAATAGGATAGAAGTAGAGGAAGTTTCTTGTTCTGCATATCACGGCGCAAGAGCTTATTTCGGCGGAAGTTATAGATACGAATTCAAATAA
- a CDS encoding helix-turn-helix domain-containing protein translates to MTSYTPYRIKTISEFHQLRGLPKPEHPLISIVDYASIKHSAEFNVTSWAMDFYSISLKRNPSVKMKYGQQEYDFDEGILFFMAPGQVFRIEVSNESIVKHSGWILLIHPDFIWNTSLAKTIRKYEYFDYSVNEALFLSEKEEIIANNIIQNIRQEYHSNIDNFSQNIIISQIETLLNYSERFYHRQFITRKITNHKILDKTEEVLAEYFREGDLKQKGLPSVQYIAEMIGISPNYLSGLLKVLTGQSTQQHIHNKLIEEAKEKLSTTDLPVTAIAYELGFEHSQSFSKLFKSKTNLSPQEFRRSFN, encoded by the coding sequence ATGACAAGTTATACGCCATACAGAATAAAAACGATCAGCGAATTTCATCAACTCAGAGGTTTGCCAAAACCAGAACATCCTTTGATCAGTATAGTGGATTATGCTTCCATCAAACATTCTGCGGAGTTCAATGTTACAAGCTGGGCCATGGATTTTTACTCGATCTCCCTAAAGAGAAATCCATCCGTAAAAATGAAATATGGACAGCAGGAGTATGATTTTGATGAAGGGATACTTTTCTTTATGGCACCTGGCCAGGTTTTTCGGATAGAAGTAAGTAATGAATCTATAGTAAAACATTCCGGATGGATCTTGCTCATCCATCCGGATTTTATTTGGAATACTTCTTTAGCAAAGACCATTAGGAAGTATGAATACTTTGATTATTCCGTAAACGAAGCCTTATTCCTTTCGGAAAAGGAAGAGATTATTGCCAATAATATCATCCAAAATATCCGACAAGAATATCATTCTAATATAGATAATTTCAGTCAGAATATTATTATTTCACAAATAGAGACTCTTCTTAATTATTCAGAAAGATTTTACCATCGGCAATTCATTACTAGAAAGATCACAAATCATAAAATTTTAGATAAGACAGAAGAAGTTTTAGCTGAGTATTTCAGAGAAGGAGATTTGAAACAAAAAGGTCTTCCTTCCGTTCAATATATTGCAGAAATGATAGGTATTTCTCCGAATTATTTAAGTGGGCTTCTCAAGGTTTTGACCGGACAGAGTACTCAGCAGCATATACATAATAAATTGATCGAGGAGGCTAAGGAGAAATTGTCTACGACGGATCTGCCTGTCACTGCAATCGCTTACGAATTAGGATTCGAACATTCTCAGTCTTTTAGTAAATTATTTAAAAGTAAAACAAATCTTTCCCCGCAAGAGTTCAGACGTTCTTTTAATTAG
- a CDS encoding NAD(P)H-binding protein has product MKIIVTGSLGHISKPLTEELVRKGHSVTVVSSNPERKKEIEGLGAIASIGKMEDSDFLFHTFQGADLIYAMEAIGYHSFFDQNLDVMETIRKIAQSYKDAIQRSGVEKVIHLSSIGAHTDSGNGILAFHYIAENILKELPQNVSIKFMRPVGFYYNMFAFIQTIKAQGVIISNYEGDEKEPWVSTLDIATAIAEEIDKPFNGRNIRYIASDEVSPNEIAKILGEAIGKSDLKWTAISDEQLLNGMIAVGMNPKTAKGFTEMNASRRGGVLYQDYYRNRPTLGKTKLKDFAIEFAKVYNQQK; this is encoded by the coding sequence ATGAAGATCATAGTTACAGGTTCATTAGGACATATCAGTAAACCTCTTACTGAAGAGTTGGTCAGAAAAGGACATTCAGTTACTGTAGTAAGCAGTAATCCGGAAAGGAAGAAGGAAATAGAAGGCTTAGGAGCTATCGCTTCTATCGGAAAAATGGAAGACAGCGATTTCTTATTTCATACTTTCCAAGGTGCGGATCTAATATATGCGATGGAAGCTATAGGCTATCATAGCTTCTTTGATCAAAATTTGGATGTGATGGAAACGATTCGTAAGATCGCACAAAGTTATAAAGATGCGATCCAGCGATCTGGAGTCGAAAAAGTGATTCATCTTAGCAGTATTGGAGCTCATACCGATTCTGGAAATGGTATTCTTGCATTTCATTATATTGCTGAAAATATCTTGAAAGAGTTACCACAGAATGTTTCTATTAAGTTCATGCGTCCTGTAGGATTCTATTATAATATGTTTGCGTTTATCCAAACAATCAAAGCGCAAGGTGTTATAATTTCGAATTACGAAGGAGACGAGAAGGAGCCTTGGGTATCAACCTTAGATATTGCAACGGCCATTGCAGAAGAGATTGATAAACCTTTCAACGGAAGAAACATTCGATATATAGCGAGTGACGAAGTTTCTCCAAATGAAATCGCAAAGATATTAGGAGAGGCTATCGGAAAGTCTGATCTGAAATGGACTGCCATTTCGGATGAGCAGTTATTGAATGGTATGATTGCAGTGGGAATGAATCCTAAAACCGCAAAAGGTTTCACTGAGATGAATGCTTCCAGAAGGGGTGGCGTGTTATACCAAGATTATTACCGTAATCGGCCAACACTAGGAAAAACAAAACTGAAAGATTTTGCAATAGAATTTGCAAAGGTTTACAATCAACAAAAGTAG
- a CDS encoding MBL fold metallo-hydrolase: MRSISNLFRNIRIVLTALLVTGLIQGLIGCATVEPKPKIEIPSSKTSIQIQPIFHGSLVLTIGEKTIYVDPSWGGEKYKDQKKPDLILITDIHPDHMDLKTLGEIATKETQIIAPEAVAKEAKEYTNVTRLKNGQSTSVSDINISAIPMYNITKEHLDKHTKGRGNGYLIKFGGKTIYISGDTEDIKEMRSLKNIDIAFICMNQPYTMTVEKAADAVKDFKPKVVYPYHYRGKDGLSDTEKFKALVKESSPSTQVELINWY, translated from the coding sequence ATGAGATCAATAAGTAATCTTTTTCGAAATATACGAATCGTTTTAACCGCACTATTAGTTACTGGCCTTATACAAGGATTGATAGGATGCGCAACAGTAGAACCAAAACCTAAAATTGAGATTCCTAGTTCCAAAACTTCTATCCAAATCCAGCCAATCTTTCATGGAAGTTTAGTTCTGACAATTGGCGAAAAAACAATTTATGTGGATCCTTCTTGGGGAGGAGAAAAGTATAAAGATCAGAAAAAACCGGACCTGATCCTAATTACCGATATTCACCCAGATCATATGGACCTAAAAACTTTGGGAGAGATCGCCACTAAGGAAACTCAGATCATCGCTCCAGAAGCAGTTGCAAAAGAAGCAAAAGAATATACTAATGTCACTCGTTTAAAGAATGGGCAATCCACTTCCGTAAGTGATATTAATATTTCTGCGATTCCTATGTATAATATTACCAAAGAACATTTAGATAAACATACTAAAGGAAGAGGAAATGGTTATTTGATCAAGTTTGGTGGAAAGACAATCTATATCTCCGGAGACACTGAAGATATTAAAGAAATGAGATCTTTGAAGAATATTGACATCGCATTTATTTGTATGAACCAACCTTACACAATGACTGTAGAAAAAGCAGCGGATGCAGTGAAAGATTTTAAACCGAAAGTTGTGTATCCATATCATTACCGCGGAAAAGACGGATTAAGTGACACCGAAAAGTTTAAGGCTCTTGTAAAAGAATCAAGCCCTTCTACCCAAGTTGAACTGATCAACTGGTATTGA